GCGGTCCGGTCCCGATCTCCCGGACCACCTCGTCCATCTTCTCCATCTCCTTCGTCTTCAGGGTCTCACCTCCAGACCTAATCCTAACTTGCCGGTCGAGATCCGGCTGACCTCGGCCCCTATAGCCCGTTCAGATCCCCATGGATCGGGGCATCGACGTCTTGGGACCCCCGACCCGGCAGCTTTTATGGATATAGGTTGGACGGGAAAACATAAAAAATTTTCGTCTTAGTGGCGAGGAGGAGGAGCTTTGGGGATGAGCCTAGGAGGCCTGATCTCCCCGGGGCCCTCCCTCCGGCGGGGCGCCCCACCCCCCTTGAAGAGCCTCCGGATTCGACAGCACCAGGTTGCGGTAGGGGTAGGGTATCTCGATCCCCTCGGCGTCGAACCGCCTCTTCACCGCCTCCCGGATCTCGCATCCGGTGGTGAAGGCGACGTCCCTTTTCGGCAGTTCCATGCTCAGCCTCAGGTTGACGGCGAAGTCCCCGAGGTCCGTGACCATCACGGTGATATCTCGATCCTTTAGGACGAGGGGGTGGCGCTTCGCCGCGTCGATGATGATCTCCCTCGCCCGATCGATATCCGCGGTGTAGCCTATCCCGAAGTCGACCCGCCAGCTTATGATGGGGTCGACGATCGACCAGTTGACGATCGGCATATTACCCATGATGCTGTTGGGGACGAAGATCCTCCGGCCGTCCCAGGTCTTGATGGTGGTGTGCCTCAGGGTCAGGTCCTCCACCTGGCAGTACTCCCCCTCGAAGTCGACGTAGTCGCCCACCCTGAAGGGGTGGAAGACGGCGAGGAATATTCCCGAGATTATGTTCGAGAGGGAGTCCTTGGCGGCGAAGCCGATGGCGAGGCCCGCGACCCCGGCCCCGGCAAGGAGGGTGACGGCGACCCTGCTGAGGACCGGTATCTGATATATGACCAGGATGGAGCCGACGATGTAGATAGCCGCCACCAGAAGCCTTCGGGTGATGGTCCTGAAGGTCATCTCGGTCTCCATGTCCATCCCCCCCTTGGCTTTCCCCCCCACCTTGGGGATGGGGGCGGTGAGGGCCCGGTCGACGACCCTGGCGGCAAGCCAGGTGAGAACCAGGATGGCCAGGATGGTCAGAAGGGTCCCGAGGAGGGAGAGGACGTCGATCCCCAGGGACGAGCTGAGGTGATCGACGACGGAGAAGACCGCTGAGGGGGCGCCGTCCCCCGTCAGCTGGACGGGGATCTCCGACGGGATACCATCGGATCCGTTGGCTCCGCTCAGGGCGGAGTCGACCTCATCGGGTCCCAGGTCGGTGGGTATGGTGTAATCGTAGAAGATCCCCTCTTCCGCCGACGTCGTCTCGTCCTCGTCCATTGAGCCGGAAAGACTGCGCCAAAGGTTAATTAAGGGTTCCGTTGGGGGGAGGGACCCTCCAAAAGGATATTGAGCCTTGAGAGACGATAAGTAGCCATGGCCGTCCACGTCAACAAGAGGGGGGTCCGGGTCCTGGGGGTGGCCGAGAGCTTCCTGAAGGCGGAGCCGAGGTCTGCCCTGGCGGGGGTGGTGATGAGGAGGGACCTGCGGATCGACGGCTTCGGCCTCGCCGAGATCACCGTCGGAGGAGACGACGCCACCGAGGGGGTCCTGGAGATAATCGAGGGTTTGGGGAGGAGGGACTTAAACCTCCTCCTCCTGAACGGATCGGTGGTCAGCTGGTTCAACGTCCTCGATCTCGACCTCCTCCACCAGGAGACGGACCTTCCGGTGATAAGCCTCACCTACCAGGAGTCGGAGGGGATCGAGGGTTACATCCGGGGGTACTTCTCCGATCCCGAGGAGAAGATCGCCCGGTACCGGAGGCTGGGGCCCCGGAGGGCCGTCAGGCTGAAGACGGGGTACGAGGTCTATGCCAGGTCCCTCGGGGCGACGGCGGAGGAGACGACGGGCCTCCTCAACTCCTTCACCCTGGAGGGGAGGGTCCCCGAGCCCCTCCGGGTGGCGAGGCTCCTGGCGAGGAGGCTCCTCAGGAGAGGCTCCGGTGGAGGCCGTCGGCCCCCATGAAGGATGGATAAAAAGGTCATCGGTCCGGCGGAGCCGGAGTTTTGGGGGCGCGAGTCTGGAGAGTAAGCCCCCTTCTGTTCGTGCCTTCCGGCATTGGCGGCATTCAGCTCAGCGCCATACCCGGGCGTTGGCTGGACTCCATCGATCGCCCTTATTTTGGCTTGCACCCGCAGGGTTTCGCCGTTTCATCTGCCCCCCTCGCGACCTCAGCCTTTCGGCATCATGGCGTTGGCGAGGTGCAGTCTCGTTTCTGTGCCAGAGCCAGAGCTCTCGCCCTACACCAGAGAGAGGTGTCTGCGTGTCCAGAGGTGGGGGGACTTTCCACACCGGCGAAGGGTTCGCCAGCGGCAGCCGCCCTTCCACTCTCGCGCCCGGGCCGGATAGGGGAGGAAGATATAAAAGGCTTTGTGGCGCCCCGCGGAGGGGAGACGGCGGCTAAAAAAATATGGATTGGAGCCGGCCAGGCCAGGGGCCGGCCCCCGTACCCCTCAGGGTTCCCCGAGAGCCCAGACCGAGAAGTTGTCGAAGGCGACGGTCAAGTTCCCCCCGCCACAGGCCGTCGTGCCAGCGATCAGACCTGCGTTCCCCTCGGGGAAGGATCCGTCGACGTAGTCGGCGAGCTTGACCCCGTTGGCGTAGAAGGATAAAGTCTCCCCCTGCCGCTGGACCTGGAGGAGGTTCGTCGCCTTTCCGAGCTTGATCGCCTCGGACCTCGTCCAGGGGTCGTTCCGGGTCCAGTTGCCCCCCTCCCTCTTGCTGAGCCTGAAGTAGCCGTCCCCGGAGATCATGAAGAGGTAGTAGTTGGACCAGTTCTGCCAGCCGGTCATCAGCCCGTAGACGTTGTCGTCGGGGCCGGCCGTCGGGGTCGCCTCCACCTCCACGATGGAGTCGCCGAAGGACCTGCCGGCCTGGACCCTCCACCATGAGTCGGCGGGGACGACGTTTATGATGTACTCGCCAGCCTCGTAGTAGTTGCTCTGGTTCTCCCCCCGGAGGCACCCCCAGGCCCCGCCCACCTTGCTCGTCTCAAAGTCGTCTTTGAAGAGGAGCTCCCCCTTCTGGAGCTCTGAAGCCGCCCCCACCAGGACGAAGGTGGCGGCCACCAGCAGGGCGGCGAGAATAGAGGTCTTAATTATTCTGGATGAAGATTTCACCGTTCGATCCTCCTTTAGCCATCGATAAAAAGCGGCGAAGAGCCGCATCTCACAAATCGGTTTAGACTTAAGATTATAAGTAATTATTCTATGAATCCCGCGAGGGGGCTGCAGCAGAGCCTCTTACGTCATCGAACCCGGCCCCTCCGATCCGGGGGCGGATCGGCGAAGGAGAGGCTGGGACTTCGATGGTATCGACATCTTGGGGCCTTGGGCCCCCAGCCGCTCTCCCCCGGCAGCCCAATCCGAAGGCGGGGCATGTTACCTCCGGGAGATCCCCCGCCCCTCCTCGATGCCAATTCATATAAAAAAAAGCATTCCAGATATATCAAAAAGTATTTACATCATTACGAATCGATAATTCAGATAACTTCAGGCAATAAATAGGAGGTAATGAGATGAGAGGATCTGCGACCCTGGGAGGGATCTTGGCCCTCCTTCTGCTTTTGGGATTAGCCGCCGGAGGAGAAGAGGCTGCGGAAGCTGCCGAGGTTGAAGAGACCCTGGAGGAGCTGAATGCGAGTGAGATCTACTCCCCAGAAGAGGAGGCTGAGGAGGCCGCCGACGGCGAAGATCCCTGGGCGAAGCTGACCGCCAGCGCCATCTCCACGATGGTGGAGGTGAGGGATATATCGGGAAGGTATGCCGACATCACCGAAGGCGCCTACATCAAGCTCGATGAAAATGATACCTCGCCCCATCCCTACCTGGAGGAGGAGGGGACCTACATCTGGACGATCGAGCAGCACGGCTCGATCCTCACAGGTACCATCGAGTCGTCTGATGGCGAGTCCTACCCCATCCTCGGCTCCACCATCATGGATGAGCTCTCCTTGGTCTACTTCGGGACCGGAACCGATGTCGAAACGAACGTCACTTACGAGATAGAGGGGGTCCTGGAAGGAAAGATCCTCGAGTCCGGCCAGATCGTCCTCAAAGGCATAGGCTATGAATACATCATCAAACCTGGCCTGGATCCGGAGGAGGCCGACGAATATACCTTCAACGGATACTTCGCCGAGACCACCATCCTGACGCCAATCGATGAATAGACGGGTGAGCCGGTCTTCGGCGAAAGGGCGGGGTTTGACCCTGGCCCGACCCCTGCCGAGGTCCGGACCATTTTTTAAACCATCATCTTACAGCTTCCCAGGCAATCGAAGACCAATCTCACATACCCCTCCGCCTCGCCCCGAAGTAGACCCAGGCGGCGAGGAGGAGGAGGAGGAGGCCGACGAGCCCCCAGTTGGCGAGGGAGGAGTCCGCCGCCGCCGTCCGACCCCCGTCTTCGACCGGGGCGCTGAGGTCCTCCTCGCCCCCCCCTCCGACTACCTTCCCGGAGACCACCTCCAGGTCCACCAGGTCCCTCTCCCCCCCGGCGTAGATCCTGGCGACGGTCAGGTTCAGGCCGTCGCCCCTCTCGTCGTAGTCGAAGCTCTCCCCCGTCCTCAGGATCGAGGACTTGAGGGGGACGCCATCCTCCTGGAGCTCCAGCCATACCACCCCCGTCCTCGGCTCCAAGTCCATCACCACCACCGTCAGGTTCTCGGCGAAGGTGATGCTCTCTCGCGTCGACATCAGGACCTCGGCCCCGCCGGCTGTCTGGATAACTAAAAGAACTGATGCCAGGAGATACGCTATGCGGCTCATTTCGACTTATCCCAATTGTTCTGCCCCATCGGCGCCGTCTGAAATCCCTGCCTCCGGCGGATATCCGGGGAGGTTTCGGCGGGACCCCTTTACACCGGGAAAGGATTTATTAGTTATTAACCCCATCTGGTTAATACAAATATATAAAAACGTAACATTGGTGAGATACATGGCCGACGATGTAGGGATTCTGGTTCTTGGACACGGCAGCACCAAGCCGTACAACAAAGAGATGGTGGAGAAGTGCGCGAAGATGATCGGCGACCTCCACGAAGGCCCCGTCAGGATAGCTTTTCTGAACATGGACGAGCCGAATATCGCCGCAGGCCTTGAGAGCTTCTCGGGGACGGGGGTGAAGAGGATCGTCGCCCTCCCGATCTTCCTCGCCCACGGCGTCCACACCCTGGAGGACATCCCCACGGAGCTCTCCGTCGACCCGACCCACAGGAGGGGCAAGTGCCAGCTGAACGGGACCGAGGTGGAGATCAGGTGCGCAGAGCCCCTGGGGGTGGACGAGTCCATCGCCGCCCTCGCCTATCGGAGAGCCTCAGAGGCTCTGAAGTAGCCCCCAAGGTGGCGGTCTTAGACACCATCCACGGCGCCACCCTTTTGGCAGAGAGGATGAGAGGGCGGGGGATCGAGGCGGCCGCCCTGGAGGTCTACCATGCCGCCCCCGAGGTCTCGCCCTTCGACCTGATAGTCGCCCCCGTCCACCTCCCGCCTAAGAACCCCGCCCTGACGGAGGCGAGGAGGCTGGGGAAGGAGACGATCACCCACCATCGGGCCGTGGGGGAGCTCCTCGCCGGCGACCCCGAATTCAGGCCCTTCGAGGTGACGGGGACGGTGGGCAAGACCACCACCGCCCTCATCCTCGCCCGGATCCTCTCTGCCCGGGGGACCGTCCTCTCCCACACCACCCGGGGGATCGAGGTCTGGAGGGACGGCAGGAGCCGCCTCTTGAGGTCGAAGCTGAGCATCACCCCCGCCAACGTAATCCTCGCCTGGGAGGCTGCTGCAGAGGTCGGGGCGGACGATCTCGTATCGGAGGTCTCCCTGGGGGGGACGGGGCTCGCCGAGATCGGGATCATCACCAGCTTCGCCGGAGACTACAGGATTGGAGGGGGATCACTCTGGGCCAGCACCGCCAAGCTCCAGATGATCTCCCTCTCGAAAGAGGGGTCGAAGCTGATCGCCGGGGAGGACGTGGGGATCTCGG
The sequence above is drawn from the Methanothrix harundinacea 6Ac genome and encodes:
- a CDS encoding mechanosensitive ion channel family protein, translated to MDEDETTSAEEGIFYDYTIPTDLGPDEVDSALSGANGSDGIPSEIPVQLTGDGAPSAVFSVVDHLSSSLGIDVLSLLGTLLTILAILVLTWLAARVVDRALTAPIPKVGGKAKGGMDMETEMTFRTITRRLLVAAIYIVGSILVIYQIPVLSRVAVTLLAGAGVAGLAIGFAAKDSLSNIISGIFLAVFHPFRVGDYVDFEGEYCQVEDLTLRHTTIKTWDGRRIFVPNSIMGNMPIVNWSIVDPIISWRVDFGIGYTADIDRAREIIIDAAKRHPLVLKDRDITVMVTDLGDFAVNLRLSMELPKRDVAFTTGCEIREAVKRRFDAEGIEIPYPYRNLVLSNPEALQGGWGAPPEGGPRGDQAS
- the cfbE gene encoding coenzyme F430 synthase yields the protein MAVLDTIHGATLLAERMRGRGIEAAALEVYHAAPEVSPFDLIVAPVHLPPKNPALTEARRLGKETITHHRAVGELLAGDPEFRPFEVTGTVGKTTTALILARILSARGTVLSHTTRGIEVWRDGRSRLLRSKLSITPANVILAWEAAAEVGADDLVSEVSLGGTGLAEIGIITSFAGDYRIGGGSLWASTAKLQMISLSKEGSKLIAGEDVGISADVTFGPGPRGRVWASDREILAGGGAAPLRLSEGLDLQSYAPAMAGAAAAALEAGFDLEEVASALEGFDGLGGRMRVVREDGVLLVDNSNSGLRTSGVEAALDRAGCAGRLALVVGEEAATVCEGMDVPALIDLLLRRRREIDLLILVGERLAPYAPRLSAETAPDLEAALARAKPLLERGDRLVSCVKCFR
- the cfbA gene encoding sirohydrochlorin nickelochelatase encodes the protein MADDVGILVLGHGSTKPYNKEMVEKCAKMIGDLHEGPVRIAFLNMDEPNIAAGLESFSGTGVKRIVALPIFLAHGVHTLEDIPTELSVDPTHRRGKCQLNGTEVEIRCAEPLGVDESIAALAYRRASEALK
- a CDS encoding endonuclease dU, with product MAVHVNKRGVRVLGVAESFLKAEPRSALAGVVMRRDLRIDGFGLAEITVGGDDATEGVLEIIEGLGRRDLNLLLLNGSVVSWFNVLDLDLLHQETDLPVISLTYQESEGIEGYIRGYFSDPEEKIARYRRLGPRRAVRLKTGYEVYARSLGATAEETTGLLNSFTLEGRVPEPLRVARLLARRLLRRGSGGGRRPP